A stretch of Prunus dulcis chromosome 6, ALMONDv2, whole genome shotgun sequence DNA encodes these proteins:
- the LOC117630184 gene encoding uncharacterized protein LOC117630184, translating into MAKIRVSHILVALFVVLVPMEATFVLGQGISESTIYDVLPPLESGQERCQCKALGACFYKTLVCPPECPQRKPKNNKKGKGCFVNCGSSCEVTCKVRRNNCDGYGSICYDPRFIGGDGVMFYFHGAKGGNFAIVSDDNLQINAHFIGTRPQGRTRDFTWIQAISVMFDTHTLVIAAKRVSKWDDKVDALMVKWDGEAINIPTKGEAEWRTSDEDREVIVERTDDTNYVRVIVTGIVDIAIRVRPIGEKEDRVHHYHIPGDDTFAHLETQFSFSNLSALVEGVLGKTYRPGYVSPVKRGVPMPLMGGEDKYKTLSLFSPLCKVCRFQTTSQSAGLAITSGGLDDQY; encoded by the exons ATGGCTAAAATAAGAGTGTCACATATATTGGTGGCTCTCTTTGTGGTGCTCGTTCCCATGGAAGCCACATTTGTCTTGGGCCAAGGCA TTAGTGAGAGTACAATCTACGACGTATTGCCACCACTAGAATCCGGACAGGAGCGATGTCAGTGCAAAGCACTAGGGGCTTGTTTCTACAAGACCCTCGTATGCCCACCAGAATGCCCTCAAAGAAAGcccaaaaacaacaagaaaggAAAGGGTTGCTTTGTTAATTGCGGTAGCAGCTGTGAAGTCACTTGCAAGG TTAGAAGAAACAACTGTGACGGGTATGGCTCTATCTGCTATGACCCTAGGTTTATTGGAGGTGATGGTGTCATGTTCTACTTCCATGGAGCCAAGGGAGGAAACTTTGCCATTGTCTCAGACGATAACCTCCAAATCAATGCACACTTCATCGGAACTCGACCACAAGGAAGGACTCGTGACTTCACATGGATTCAGGCCATCTCAGTGATGTTTGACACTCACACCCTTGTCATTGCAGCAAAGAGGGTCTCAAAATGGGATGACAAAGTTGATGCTCTCATGGTAAAGTGGGATGGTGAAGCCATTAACATCCCGACCAAAGGAGAGGCTGAATGGAGGACTAGCGATGAAGATAGAGAGGTGATAGTGGAAAGAACCGATGATACTAACTATGTAAGAGTTATAGTGACCGGGATCGTGGACATAGCCATTAGGGTTAGGCCtattggagaaaaagaagacagAGTTCATCACTACCATATACCAGGTGATGATACTTTTGCTCACTTGGAAACACAATTCTCATTCTCCAATCTGTCTGCTCTTGTGGAAGGAGTTTTGGGAAAGACTTACAGGCCTGGCTATGTTAGTCCAGTGAAGAGAGGAGTTCCAATGCCATTGATGGGTGGGGAGGACAAGTACAAAACTCTATCACTCTTCTCACCTCTCTGCAAGGTTTGCAGGTTCCAAACTACTTCTCAATCTGCAGGGCTTGCAATTACAAGTGGAGGACTAGATGATCAATACTGA
- the LOC117630185 gene encoding uncharacterized protein LOC117630185, whose product MISTISGGPTVAGTSHRSMKQYVRAAQFPQVLGIEMNRFQETPKVRWEPITFCQEEEEGILYPHDDPMIIRAEIADYDVGRVLIDTGSSVSVIFAEAFREMGINDNQVDRQLTPLLSFSGDLVQPIGSVRLPITFGTAPRKATTYDQFLIVDCPTAYNVIVGRTALTRIKAHLSPHMLLMKFPTPNGTGAIRGNQFSARTCYATALKATSFILPNETMTVQGLPNGTGPVDDPRDESPTPHTQPAEELETITLSDEQPDRQVRIGTRLTANLRTQFIDFLRHHSEVFAWSYEDMPGIAPDVISHKLTISSAYKPVRQKRRSYDAERYEAMRTEVEKLQTIGFIREATYPVWLANSVMVRKSPGGWRMCQDYTDLNKACPKDSFPLPRIDQLVDATAGHELLSFMDAYSGYNQIFMHPPDSEHTAFITDKGLYCYNVMPFGLKNAGLGTNSEAREGRITNFLRQQGTPERGTSVSPIRAAGSSPCCLGTKTSAILPGTRDQSPDQPTPPASPPETRNFGRLIKWAIELGEFDIQFVPRPAEKGQAVADFISELTPATVQPTSEAITETILPDPPGAERLDTSTPVWGLHVDGSANQQGCGAGLVLTTPDGQKIEYALRFDFRTSNNEAEYEALLAGLRLAKSMNAKQIRIHSDSQLIVNQVTADFAAKDASMYAYLSTAHRLLRSFQAYEIKQIPRGENSHADALARLASAINDKVGRKVPVEILAQPSTVTSEACAVRYEDTWMSPIYLYLTKGTLPEDKAQARKLRYRSARYTVINDVLYKRGYTTPYLKCLTAEQGEDILREIHSGVCGDHSGSRSLAYKVFRQGYFWPTMHQDANTLVKRCDKCQRFGNVPHIPAEPLTPIVSPWPFAQWGLDLIGPMPQGKGQAKYAVVAVDYFTKWLDKAKGAWPEKLPEALWAIRTSYRTSTGETPFSLAFGSEAVVPVEIGEPSYRTEAFAPKQNEEAMSLSLDLLEEHRAQANLRNEAYKQRVSRYYDSRVRPRSFRIGDWVMRKVSLATKDTTEGTLGPSWEGPYEVIGILRSGTYRLRGSNGKALGHPWNVEHLKYYYK is encoded by the exons atgatCAGCACTATCAGCGGAGGACCTACCGTTGCGGGGACGAGCCACCGTTCGATGAAACAGTATGTGCGTGCCGCACAGTTCCCTCAGGTGCTCGGAATAGAGATGAATCGGTTCCAGGAAACACCAAAAGTTCGTTGGGAGCCGATCACATTTtgccaagaggaagaagagggaatcctCTATCCCCACGACGACCCAATGATCATCCGAGCTGAAATTGCCGATTACGATGTAGGGCGAGTGCTGATCGATACCGGGAGCTCCGTGAGCGTAATCTTTGCTGAAGCTTTCAGAGAGATGGGAATCAATGACAACCAAGTCGACCGGCAGTTGACACCTCTGTTAAGCTTCTCTGGAGACTTGGTCCAACCGATCGGTAGTGTcagactgccaattacatttggCACGGCGCCGAGAAAAGCAACAACGTACGATCAGTTCCTCATCGTCGACTGCCCGACGGCATACAACGTTATCGTTGGCCGAACGGCACTGACGAGGATCAAGGCGCATCTTTCGCCCCACATGCTGTTGATGAAGTTCCCTACCCCGAACGGCACGGGGGCAATCCGGGGAAATCAATTCAGCGCGCGGACTTGCTACGCTACGGCGCTCAAGGCAACCTCGTTCATACTCCCCAACGAGACCATGACGGTGCAAGGTTTACCGAACGGTACTGGACCGGTTGACGACCCTAGAGATGAATCTCCCACCCCTCACACACAACCTGCCGAAGAATTGGAAACCATAACCTTGAGCGATGAACAGCCCGACCGACAGGTTAGGATCGGCACTAGACTCACTGCGAACCTCCGAACGCAATTCATAGACTTCTTGCGGCATCATTCGGAAGTTTTCGCATGGTCTTACGAGGACATGCCCGGCATCGCCCCGGACGTGATTAGCCATAAACTCACCATCTCCTCCGCCTATAAGCCCGTAAGGCAGAAGCGCCGATCATACGATGCCGAACGGTATGAGGCGATGCGCACGGAAGTCGAGaaacttcaaaccatcggTTTCATCCGGGAAGCAACGTATCCGGTATGGCTTGCCAACTCCGTCATGGTAAGAAAGTCCCCGGGCGGGTGGCGGatgtgccaagactatacCGACCTCAACAAGGCCTGCCCGAAGGACAGCTTTCCGTTACCACGGATAGACCAGCTCGTGGACGCCACTGCCGGCCACGAACTGCTGAGCTTTATGGAtgcctactccggctataaccagatattcatgcaccctccCGACAGCGAACATACCGCATTCATAACGGACAAAGGGTTGTACTGTTataatgtcatgccgttcggtcTGAAGAACGCAGGG CTCGGTACTAATTCGGAAGCCAGAGAAGGCAGAATTACCAATTTTCTACGTCAGCAAGGCACTCCAGAGCGCGGAACTTCGGTATCCCCCATTAGAGCAGCTGGCTCTAGCCCTTGTTGTCTCGGCACGAAGACTTCGGCCATACTTCCAGGCACACGGGATCAAAGTCCTGACCAACCAACCCCTCCGGCAAGTCCTCCAGAAACCAGAAATTTCGGGCGattgatcaaatgggcgatcgAACTCGGGGAATTCGACATACAGTTCGTTCCAAGGCCCGCGGAGAAGGGCCAGGCTGTTGCCGATTTTATCTCCGAGCTTACCCCAGCGACAGTACAACCGACATCTGAGGCAATTACCGAGACCATCTTGCCGGATCCACCAGGCGCCGAACGCCTCGACACATCAACTCCCGTCTGGGGTTTGCACGTCGATGGCTCGGCAAACCAGCAAGGATGCGGAGCGGGCTTGGTGCTGACAACACCGGACGGACAGAAGATCGAATACGCCCTCCGATTCGACTTCCGGACCTCCAACAATGAAGCGGAATACGAAGCCCTCTTGGCCGGCCTTCGGTTAGCCAAGAGCATGAATGCAAAGCAAATCCGAATTCACAGCGACTCCCAGCTCATTGTGAACCAGGTAACGGCAGACTTCGCCGCCAAGGATGCCTCCATGTACGCCTACCTTTCAACCGCCCATCGGCTACTCCGAAGTTTCCAAGCATACGAGATCAAACAGATCCCCAGAGGCGAAAACAGCCATGCCGATGCTTTGGCAAGACTCGCTTCGGCGATAAACGACAAAGTCGGAAGAAAGGTACCAGTGGAGATCCTTGCCCAACCGAGCACGGTAACCTCCGAAGCGTGTGCCGTACGGTATGAGGATACATGGATGTCTCCCATCTACTTATACCTGACGAAAGGCACCCTTCCTGAGGATAAGGCCCAGGCCCGAAAGCTGAGATACCGATCAGCAAGATACACAGTTATCAACGATGTACTCTACAAGCGCGGCTACACTACCCCGTATCTCAAATGCCTCACGGCAGAGCAAGGGGAGGACATCCTTCGGGAGATTCACAGCGGTGTGTGTGGCGACCATTCCGGGTCCCGATCTCTCGCCTACAAAGTCTTTCGGCAGGGATACTTTTGGCCAACCATGCATCAGGACGCCAATACACTGGTGAAGAGGTGTGACAAATGCCAGCGCTTCGGTAATGTCCCACATATCCCTGCCGAACCTCTCACGCCGATTGTAAGTCCTTGGCCTTTCGCACAATGGGGACTGGACCTGATTGGCCCAATGCCGCAAGGCAAGGGGCAGGCAAAATATGCAGTGGTTGCCgttgactacttcaccaaatgg TTGGACAAGGCAAAGGGAGCCTGGCCGGAAAAGCTTCCCGAAGCACTGTGGGCCATTCGgacgtcttaccgaacgtccacTGGAGAAACCCCTTTTTCTCTGGCCTTTGGATCGGAAGCAGTGGTACCCGTGGAAATCGGTGAACCTTCCTACCGAACGGAAGCCTTCGCACCGAAGCAGAACGAGGAGGCCATGTCTCTAAGCCTTGACCTACTCGAGGAGCACCGAGCACAGGCCAACCTTCGGAATGAAGCCTACAAACAGCGTGTGTCTCGGTATTACGACTCTAGGGTCAGACCCCGCTCTTTCCGAAtcggggactgggtcatgcgcaaggtatCGCTTGCGACGAAGGATACCACGGAAGGAACCCTCGGACCTTCCTGGGAAGGACCTTATGAAGTCATCGGTATCCTTCGCTCGGGAACCTACCGATTGAGAGGCTCCAACGGCAAGGCCCTCGGCCATCCTTGGAACGTAGAACATctcaagtactactacaagtga
- the LOC117630186 gene encoding uncharacterized protein LOC117630186, with product MAKLKASYILMALFVVLIAMEATSVQGQGNDDSTNYDVLPPLESGQERCQCKALGACFYKTLVCPPECPQRKPKNNKKEKGCFVNCGSSCEVTCKVRRNNCDGYGSICYDPRFIGGDGVMFYFHGAKGGNFAIVSDDNLQINAHFIGTRPQGRTRDFTWIQAISVMFDTHTLVIAAKRVSKWDDKVDALMVKWDGETISIPTNGEAEWRTSDEDREVIVERTDDTNYVRVIVTGIVDIAIRVRPIGEKEDRVHHYHIPDDDTFAHLETQFSFSNLSPLVEGVLGKTYRPGYVSPVKRGVPMPLMGGEDKYKTPSLFSPLCKVCRFQTTTQSAGLAITSEGLGDQY from the exons ATGGCAAAATTAAAAGCGTCTTATATATTAATGGCTCTCTTTGTAGTGCTCATTGCTATGGAAGCCACATCTGTTCAAGGCCAAGGCAATG ATGACAGTACAAACTACGACGTATTGCCACCACTAGAATCTGGACAGGAGCGGTGCCAGTGCAAAGCACTAGGGGCCTGTTTCTACAAGACCCTTGTATGTCCACCAGAATGCCCTCAGAGAAAGcccaaaaacaacaagaaagaaaagggttGCTTCGTTAACTGCGGTAGCAGCTGTGAAGTCACTTGCAAGG TTAGAAGAAACAACTGTGACGGCTATGGCTCTATCTGCTACGACCCTCGGTTTATTGGTGGTGATGGTGTCATGTTCTACTTCCATGGAGCCAAGGGAGGAAACTTTGCCATTGTCTCAGACGATAACCTCCAAATCAATGCACACTTCATTGGGACTCGACCACAAGGAAGGACTCGCGATTTCACATGGATTCAGGCCATCTCAGTGATGTTTGACACTCACACCCTTGTCATTGCAGCAAAGAGGGTCTCAAAGTGGGATGACAAAGTTGATGCTCTCATGGTAAAGTGGGATGGTGAGACCATTAGCATCCCAACTAATGGAGAAGCCGAATGGAGGACTAGCGACGAAGACAGAGAGGTGATAGTCGAAAGAACCGATGACACTAACTATGTAAGAGTTATAGTCACCGGGATCGTGGACATAGCCATTAGGGTTAGGCCtattggagaaaaagaagacagAGTTCATCACTACCATATACCAGATGATGATACTTTTGCTCACTTGGAGACACAATTCTCATTCTCCAATTTGTCTCCTCTTGTTGAAGGAGTTTTGGGAAAGACTTACAGGCCAGGCTATGTTAGTCCAGTGAAGAGAGGAGTTCCAATGCCATTGATGGGTGGGGAAGACAAGTATAAAACTCCATCACTCTTTTCACCTCTCTGCAAGGTGTGCAGGTTCCAAACTACTACTCAATCTGCAGGGCTTGCAATTACAAGTGAAGGACTTGGTGATCAATACTGA
- the LOC117633236 gene encoding probable pyridoxal 5'-phosphate synthase subunit PDX2 has protein sequence MAFVGVLALQGSFNEHIAALRRLGVKGVEIRKPEQLETVASLIIPGGESTTMAKLAEYHNLFPALREFVKMGKPVWGTCAGLIFLANKATGQKIGGQELIGGLDCTVHRNFFGSQIRSFEAELAIPELAAKEGGPEVFRGVFIRAPAILDVGPEVKVLADYLVPSNEALDSNSAVEAQEENTGSEKKVIVAVRQRNLLATAFHPELTADTRWHSYFLKMATETGEEASSSIVAVGADLNLDQQPKIDLPIFQ, from the exons ATGGCCTTCGTCGGCGTGCTTGCTTTACAGGGGTCTTTCAACGAACACATAGCAG CGCTGAGAAGGCTTGGGGTGAAAGGCGTGGAGATAAGGAAACCAGAGCAGCTTGAAACCGTGGCTTCCCTTATTATCCCTGGAGGAGAGAGCACCACCATGGCTAAGCTCGCTGAGTACCACAATCTG TTTCCTGCTTTGCGTGAGTTTGTCAAAATGGGGAAGCCTGTTTGGGGAACCTGTGCAGGGCTTATCTTCTTAGCAAACAAAGCTACAG GACAGAAAATAGGAGGACAGGAACTTATTGGAGGCCTAGATTGCACTGTCCACAGGAACTTCTTTGGCAGTCAG aTTCGAAGCTTTGAGGCAGAACTTGCAATACCAGAGCTTGCCGCTAAGGAAGGTGGTCCTGAAGTATTTCGTGGAGTTTTCATCCGTGCTCCTGCTATCCTTGACGTAGGGCCAGAAGTTAAAGTGCTGGCTGATTATCTTGTCCCGTCTAATGAGGCGTTGGATTCAAATTCTGCTGTTGAAGCACAAGAG GAGAATACTGGGTCTGAGAAGAAAGTGATTGTAGCAGTTAGACAAAGGAATCTGTTGGCGACTGCCTTCCATCCTGAACTGACAGCAGACACTCGATG GCATAGTTACTTCTTGAAGATGGCAACTGAAACTGGAGAAGAGGCCTCCAGTAGCATTGTTGCTGTTGGAGCAGATCTGAATCTTGACCAACAACCAAAGATTGACCTCCCTATATTTCAATAG